From Halapricum desulfuricans, a single genomic window includes:
- a CDS encoding AI-2E family transporter has product MVRRVTVLAGLLVVLGALSTVILGAVFGTIFFAITVAYVLYPLREGLVDRGFGRRTAAAVSTTLAFVAVALVVLPVVIVLYVRRSDLTALLETVPDEVTLEGAGMTYTLTLGEISSQAAEVGESLAISIAGSTPALGFKFFLFVLLVYALLVKSDEVTSALLRPIPREYHGVVMALHERLRATLYAIYVLQAATSLGTFLVAFVLFWALGYEPAFSLAVVSGILQFVPIIGPSVLVVAIAGFEVAAGNTTGAIVVTVLGLVLIGFLPDALIRPQLAALTAKMPGSLYFIGFVGGILSIGVVGVIAGPVVVGLLAEVGTLLADERHPHLSDYRSES; this is encoded by the coding sequence ATGGTCCGACGCGTGACGGTCCTGGCAGGATTGCTGGTGGTGTTGGGAGCGTTGTCGACAGTCATCCTGGGAGCCGTGTTCGGCACGATATTCTTCGCGATCACGGTCGCGTACGTGCTCTATCCACTCCGGGAGGGACTCGTCGATCGTGGATTCGGGCGGCGAACGGCGGCAGCAGTGAGCACGACCCTGGCGTTCGTCGCGGTTGCGCTGGTCGTGTTGCCGGTCGTGATCGTCCTCTACGTGCGACGGAGCGATCTGACCGCGTTGTTGGAGACGGTGCCGGACGAGGTGACCCTCGAGGGCGCGGGGATGACCTACACGCTCACCTTGGGGGAAATCAGTTCACAGGCCGCAGAAGTCGGTGAGTCGCTTGCGATCTCGATCGCCGGCTCGACACCGGCGCTGGGATTCAAGTTCTTCCTGTTCGTGCTGCTGGTGTACGCGCTGCTGGTCAAATCGGACGAGGTCACCAGCGCGCTGTTGCGTCCGATCCCTCGGGAGTATCACGGCGTCGTGATGGCCTTGCACGAGCGGCTGCGAGCGACGCTGTACGCGATCTACGTGCTCCAGGCGGCGACCTCGCTCGGGACGTTTCTCGTCGCGTTCGTCCTGTTCTGGGCACTCGGATACGAACCGGCGTTCTCGCTGGCAGTCGTCAGCGGGATCCTCCAGTTCGTTCCGATCATCGGGCCGAGCGTGCTCGTGGTGGCGATCGCCGGGTTCGAGGTCGCCGCCGGGAACACGACCGGCGCGATCGTGGTCACCGTGCTCGGACTCGTCCTGATCGGATTTCTGCCCGACGCGCTCATCCGACCGCAGCTGGCCGCGCTCACGGCAAAGATGCCGGGGAGCCTCTACTTCATCGGCTTCGTCGGTGGCATCCTCTCGATCGGCGTCGTCGGCGTCATCGCCGGTCCCGTCGTGGTGGGGCTACTGGCCGAGGTCGGTACGTTGCTGGCCGACGAGCGCCATCCGCACCTGAGTGATTATCGCAGCGAGTCCTGA
- a CDS encoding sensor histidine kinase: MTDRPCDSRGDRQRDDHGVAVAFQSLDTDGSVRFVDDEWVALTGRDRVDIAGRPFVELVSGGDRDVFEDAFDSAADGDVDSCAIAVRASDGTALPITLDLHPETSSDGAVSRVHCRLEPQSSATKLEASEGLLEVAPVGVFRTTTDGRVLSINHKLAAMLGYDSPQGAIAAYNDLEKDLYVEPQRRAEFLDRLLENGIVEEFEYRALTASGQQRWLSMNARLLDERSDGERIITGFTRDVTDRKRRDQQLAILERILRHNLRNALTVIQGQAELLRWERADAKDAVETILDRTDSLLQQAEKERSLTELLRGPTETTRRDITILVETARADVLETHADAAVSVEIPEAAHAAVIPGFERAIAELLDNAIRHGDDPTVSVTVREDQSAIEIDIADTGPGLPEIERELLCGVADETPLFHGTGVGLFLVRQLVVRSNGTISVADNEPEGTVVTIRLPT, encoded by the coding sequence ATGACTGATCGTCCATGCGATTCGAGAGGTGACCGACAGCGGGACGATCACGGCGTCGCCGTCGCTTTTCAGTCGCTCGATACGGACGGATCCGTTCGGTTTGTCGACGACGAGTGGGTCGCGCTGACCGGCCGCGATCGCGTGGATATCGCTGGTCGCCCGTTCGTCGAACTGGTGTCCGGGGGAGATCGCGACGTGTTCGAAGACGCGTTCGACAGCGCCGCCGACGGGGACGTCGATTCGTGTGCGATCGCGGTTCGCGCGAGCGACGGCACGGCGCTGCCGATAACCCTTGACCTCCATCCGGAGACGAGTTCCGACGGGGCCGTCTCTCGGGTGCACTGTCGGCTCGAACCCCAGAGTTCGGCGACGAAGCTCGAAGCGTCCGAGGGCCTGCTCGAAGTCGCGCCAGTTGGCGTGTTCCGAACGACGACCGACGGGCGCGTGCTGTCTATCAACCACAAGCTGGCGGCGATGCTCGGATACGACAGCCCGCAGGGGGCAATAGCGGCATACAATGACCTCGAAAAAGACCTGTACGTCGAGCCACAGCGACGGGCGGAGTTCCTCGACCGACTGCTGGAAAATGGGATCGTCGAGGAGTTCGAATACCGGGCACTGACCGCCAGCGGACAGCAGCGCTGGCTGTCGATGAACGCCCGGTTGCTCGACGAACGCTCCGACGGCGAGCGCATCATAACGGGGTTCACACGGGACGTGACCGACCGAAAGCGTCGGGACCAGCAGCTAGCGATCCTGGAACGGATCCTGCGGCACAATCTCCGCAACGCGCTGACCGTGATACAGGGGCAGGCCGAACTGCTGCGGTGGGAGCGTGCCGACGCCAAAGACGCCGTCGAGACGATACTCGATCGGACCGACTCGCTGCTGCAACAGGCCGAGAAGGAACGATCGCTCACGGAATTGCTCCGTGGACCGACCGAGACGACGAGACGAGATATTACGATCCTGGTCGAGACTGCCCGTGCGGACGTGCTCGAAACACACGCCGACGCGGCCGTGTCAGTCGAGATCCCCGAAGCGGCACACGCGGCGGTTATTCCCGGGTTCGAGCGGGCGATCGCCGAGCTGCTCGACAACGCGATCCGCCACGGCGACGATCCGACCGTGTCCGTGACGGTCCGGGAGGACCAGTCGGCGATCGAAATCGATATCGCCGACACCGGACCGGGACTGCCGGAGATAGAGCGCGAACTCCTCTGTGGTGTCGCCGACGAGACGCCGCTGTTTCACGGGACCGGGGTCGGGCTCTTCCTGGTCAGACAGCTCGTCGTCCGATCGAACGGGACGATCTCGGTCGCGGACAACGAACCGGAGGGAACCGTCGTGACGATTCGACTGCCGACCTGA
- a CDS encoding anaerobic glycerol-3-phosphate dehydrogenase subunit C, which translates to MSKQAESETFDPVDLFPDATEMDLRPGVDKCDKNSNCETVCPVAEVNEDFPGPKFQGPEQWRLTRKGDIEFDESVDKCLNCMRCDTACTNDVPLGQMHNVARANYVDNQMSHASREFLRNKMLANYGTLGKLGSMMPRISNAVFGLGATRWLNEKLLGFPSERSFPDFATQTFRGWWSDRGGDATSAERAREAREARGETGEDKKVAFFHGCYANYHQTEVAKSMVRLYESLGYEIAVPEQSCCGTPMFANGMLEDARGVAEGNVDTFGALVEDGYDLIATCTSCSMALRKEYPELFDIDGVDEVAAHMFDAVEYLRVNEDLEAELAGADVDFPAMTYHAPCHGEVMGVEGIVTELLADVDGVELDDTGDVCCGLAGTYGWKDEKYDDSMEIGAEMFEAFEEAPGEVALTECPMCSAQIEHGTGYEVKHPMQLLETALVES; encoded by the coding sequence ATGAGCAAACAAGCAGAATCCGAGACGTTCGATCCCGTGGATCTGTTCCCGGACGCGACGGAGATGGACCTCCGTCCGGGAGTCGACAAGTGTGACAAGAACAGCAACTGCGAGACGGTCTGTCCGGTTGCGGAAGTCAACGAGGACTTCCCGGGGCCGAAGTTCCAGGGGCCCGAACAGTGGCGGCTCACCCGCAAGGGCGACATCGAGTTCGACGAGTCCGTCGACAAGTGTCTGAACTGCATGCGGTGTGATACCGCCTGTACGAACGACGTGCCGCTGGGGCAGATGCACAACGTCGCCCGGGCGAACTACGTCGACAACCAGATGAGCCACGCCTCCCGGGAGTTCCTCCGCAACAAGATGCTGGCCAACTACGGCACGCTGGGGAAACTCGGGAGTATGATGCCCCGGATCTCGAACGCCGTCTTCGGGCTCGGGGCGACGCGCTGGCTCAACGAGAAGCTGCTCGGCTTCCCGAGCGAGCGCTCGTTCCCCGATTTCGCAACCCAGACGTTCCGCGGCTGGTGGAGCGACCGCGGCGGCGACGCCACCTCGGCCGAACGGGCTCGCGAAGCCCGCGAGGCACGCGGCGAGACCGGCGAGGACAAGAAGGTCGCGTTCTTCCACGGCTGTTACGCCAACTACCACCAGACCGAGGTCGCCAAGTCGATGGTCCGGCTCTACGAGTCGCTGGGCTACGAGATCGCGGTGCCCGAACAGAGCTGCTGTGGCACGCCGATGTTCGCGAACGGGATGCTTGAGGACGCCCGCGGGGTCGCCGAGGGCAACGTCGACACCTTCGGCGCGCTCGTTGAGGACGGCTACGATCTGATCGCGACCTGCACCTCCTGTTCGATGGCCCTGCGCAAGGAGTACCCCGAACTGTTCGACATCGACGGGGTCGACGAGGTCGCCGCACACATGTTCGACGCGGTCGAGTACCTCCGGGTCAACGAGGACCTCGAAGCCGAACTCGCCGGTGCCGACGTCGACTTCCCGGCGATGACCTACCACGCCCCCTGTCACGGCGAGGTCATGGGCGTCGAGGGGATCGTCACCGAACTCCTCGCGGACGTCGACGGCGTCGAACTCGACGACACGGGCGACGTCTGCTGTGGCCTGGCCGGCACGTACGGCTGGAAAGACGAGAAGTACGACGACTCGATGGAGATCGGCGCGGAGATGTTCGAGGCCTTCGAGGAGGCCCCGGGCGAGGTCGCGCTGACGGAGTGTCCGATGTGCAGCGCCCAGATCGAACACGGCACCGGATACGAGGTCAAACACCCGATGCAACTCCTCGAGACGGCGCTGGTGGAGTCGTAG
- a CDS encoding NADH:ubiquinone oxidoreductase, giving the protein MSQATAQTEDDRATVATVCLGGCSGCHMEFLNIDHDLVDLLEDVKFEASHMIVDEKGVPEADIGIAEGVVTNEENIEVAEELRENCDTVVAWGDCAALRGIMSLRNDDDPDEMIDEVYLDKADEESESPRDDVPVPALLEDARPLDEYIDVDVYIPGCPPDAEVMAHGIEALLDGEQPEIVDEKLQYD; this is encoded by the coding sequence ATGAGCCAGGCAACTGCCCAGACAGAGGACGACCGGGCGACCGTCGCGACGGTGTGTCTCGGCGGCTGCTCGGGCTGTCACATGGAGTTTCTGAACATCGACCACGACCTGGTCGACCTGCTCGAGGACGTCAAGTTCGAGGCCAGTCACATGATCGTCGACGAGAAGGGCGTCCCCGAGGCCGACATCGGGATCGCTGAGGGCGTCGTCACAAACGAGGAGAACATCGAGGTCGCCGAGGAGTTGCGCGAGAACTGCGACACGGTCGTCGCGTGGGGTGACTGTGCGGCCCTGCGCGGGATCATGTCCCTGCGCAACGACGACGATCCCGACGAGATGATCGACGAGGTCTATCTGGACAAGGCCGACGAAGAAAGCGAGAGTCCGCGCGACGACGTGCCGGTGCCGGCGCTGCTGGAGGACGCCCGGCCGCTCGACGAGTACATCGACGTCGACGTCTACATCCCGGGGTGTCCGCCCGACGCGGAGGTCATGGCCCACGGTATCGAAGCACTGCTCGACGGCGAGCAGCCCGAAATCGTCGACGAAAAACTCCAGTACGACTAA
- a CDS encoding flavin reductase family protein, protein MESEQQGLGGDHSIVELEPDDLGGYELFVTLGRLVTPRPVGWISTTSEDGQDNVAPYSFVTPASVDPPVVVFTATDHQDGTMKDTARNAIDTGEFVYNVFTAGLLEEMNDSAADVDVSEFEAADIKHTESEVVDPKRVVGCPAWLECTVRETMEIEGTQVIFGDVEHLGIREDYLDDADLPDVEHIEQRVLGHLIDEHYTRMELLEKQQPE, encoded by the coding sequence ATGGAATCAGAACAGCAGGGTCTCGGTGGTGACCACTCTATTGTCGAACTCGAACCGGACGACCTCGGTGGCTACGAGCTGTTCGTCACGCTCGGTCGATTGGTGACGCCCCGACCGGTCGGGTGGATCTCGACGACGAGCGAGGACGGTCAGGACAACGTCGCACCCTACAGTTTCGTGACGCCCGCGTCCGTCGACCCGCCCGTCGTGGTCTTTACCGCCACCGACCACCAGGACGGGACGATGAAAGACACCGCGCGCAACGCCATCGACACCGGCGAGTTCGTCTACAACGTCTTCACTGCCGGACTGCTGGAGGAGATGAACGACAGCGCCGCGGACGTCGATGTCTCGGAGTTCGAGGCCGCCGACATCAAGCACACCGAGAGTGAGGTCGTCGACCCCAAGCGCGTGGTCGGATGCCCGGCCTGGCTGGAATGCACTGTCCGAGAGACGATGGAAATCGAGGGCACGCAGGTCATCTTCGGCGATGTCGAGCATCTGGGGATCCGCGAGGACTATCTCGACGACGCTGATCTGCCCGATGTCGAGCACATCGAACAGCGCGTGCTCGGCCATCTCATCGACGAGCACTACACCCGGATGGAACTGCTCGAAAAGCAACAGCCGGAGTAG
- the glpA gene encoding anaerobic glycerol-3-phosphate dehydrogenase subunit GlpA — translation MSEPSTIVIGGGATGVGTARDLAMRGIDVTLLEKGNLTHGTSGRMHGMLHSGGRYAVTDQHSAEDCMTENRILRDIASHCVEMTGGLFVQMPEDDDEYFQQKLEGCRECDIPAEVLSAEEVLEMEPYLSEDLERAIHVPDGAIDPFRLCVANAVSAENHGARIETHSEVTDLLTEDGEVVGVEVEHKSGSGSRVHGAAGETEEIYADHVVNAAGAWAGEIGAMAGVDVEVIPSKGVMTIMNVRQVDMVINRCKPRGNADIIVPHETTAILGTTDEEVEDPEDFPEEKTEVDFLIEEMSKMAPILEESRTLRSYWGVRPLYEPPGTGTEDTEQVTRDYFLLDHTERDGLDGLSTIVGGKFVTYRKMAEATADHVCELLGVDAECRTADEPLPGSEDGAILSDAMDRYGLRSPLARRNKQRLGSRYDDVLSGADPNPVVCDCEGVTRAEVQDAIESAGTDLNSVRQQTRASMGTCQGGNCSHRLAAELHPEYGEAAARAALEELYQERWKGQRHALWGEQLDQATLNHALHASTMNRDRDPTDVSVDFESFDAGRAVADGGESDGD, via the coding sequence ATGAGTGAACCATCGACGATTGTCATCGGGGGCGGCGCGACCGGCGTCGGGACCGCCCGCGATCTCGCGATGCGCGGGATCGACGTGACCCTCCTGGAGAAGGGGAACCTGACCCACGGGACGTCCGGCCGGATGCACGGGATGCTCCACAGCGGTGGCCGGTACGCCGTCACGGACCAGCACAGCGCGGAAGACTGCATGACGGAGAATCGGATCCTCCGGGACATCGCCTCTCACTGCGTCGAGATGACCGGCGGCCTGTTCGTCCAGATGCCCGAGGACGACGACGAGTACTTCCAGCAGAAACTAGAGGGGTGCCGTGAGTGCGACATTCCCGCCGAGGTACTGTCCGCCGAGGAGGTTCTGGAGATGGAGCCGTACCTCTCGGAGGACCTCGAACGAGCGATACACGTGCCGGACGGGGCGATCGACCCCTTCCGTCTCTGTGTCGCAAACGCCGTCAGCGCGGAGAACCACGGAGCCCGGATCGAGACCCACTCGGAAGTGACCGATCTCCTGACCGAGGACGGCGAGGTCGTCGGCGTCGAGGTCGAGCACAAGTCCGGTTCGGGGAGCCGTGTCCACGGCGCTGCCGGCGAAACCGAGGAGATCTACGCCGACCACGTCGTCAACGCCGCGGGGGCGTGGGCCGGCGAGATCGGCGCGATGGCCGGCGTCGACGTCGAGGTCATTCCGTCGAAAGGCGTCATGACGATCATGAACGTCCGACAGGTCGACATGGTGATCAACCGCTGCAAGCCCCGGGGCAACGCCGACATCATCGTCCCCCACGAGACGACGGCGATCCTCGGGACGACTGACGAAGAGGTCGAGGACCCGGAGGACTTTCCCGAGGAGAAAACGGAGGTCGACTTCCTCATCGAGGAGATGTCGAAGATGGCGCCGATCCTTGAGGAGTCCAGAACGCTGCGTTCGTACTGGGGGGTCCGCCCGCTGTACGAGCCGCCGGGAACTGGGACTGAAGATACCGAGCAGGTCACGCGAGACTACTTCCTGCTCGACCACACCGAACGCGACGGGCTCGACGGCCTCTCGACGATCGTCGGCGGCAAGTTCGTCACCTACCGGAAGATGGCCGAGGCCACCGCCGATCACGTCTGTGAGCTGCTCGGCGTCGACGCCGAGTGTCGGACCGCCGACGAACCGCTTCCGGGTAGTGAAGACGGGGCGATCCTCTCGGACGCGATGGACCGCTACGGCCTGCGGTCGCCGCTGGCCCGACGCAACAAACAGCGACTCGGCAGCCGATACGACGACGTGCTTTCGGGGGCCGACCCCAATCCCGTCGTCTGTGACTGCGAGGGCGTGACCCGCGCCGAGGTCCAGGACGCCATCGAGAGCGCCGGCACTGACCTCAACTCGGTGCGCCAGCAGACCCGCGCGTCGATGGGGACCTGCCAGGGGGGGAACTGTTCGCATCGACTCGCCGCGGAGCTCCATCCCGAGTACGGCGAGGCGGCCGCTCGGGCCGCGCTCGAAGAACTGTACCAGGAGCGCTGGAAGGGCCAGCGCCACGCCCTCTGGGGCGAGCAACTGGATCAGGCGACGCTCAACCACGCGCTGCACGCGAGTACGATGAACCGCGATCGCGACCCCACAGACGTCAGCGTCGACTTCGAGTCGTTCGACGCTGGTCGTGCCGTGGCCGACGGGGGTGAGTCCGATGGCGATTGA
- a CDS encoding Ni/Fe hydrogenase subunit alpha translates to MSKKQVIDPVTRVEGHGKITIELDDDGQVEDTQFHVTEFRGFEEFVEGRPVWEMPEITARICGICPVSHQLAAAKALDEIADVEIPEGAYKLRELLHMGQVLQSHALSFFYLSSPDLVLGYDADPEKRNIEGVLDENPQLAERGIDLRSFGQDVIAALGDKKVHPDFAIGGGVTNTLDREDGQQLLEQSEDLDTYVRETIDLLREIFAEMDDDTLDYATYETGYMGLVDSDGGLEHYDGDIRLVDEQGDLLEEIDDGEYADIIGERSKEWSYLKFPYYRERGFENGQYRVGPLGRLNAVEQLDTPQANEEFERYMDAADGPVHERSTYYHWARLIEILYCIERIRELLEDDDIYEGIPNVPTKPEKTNGVGVIEAPRGTLIHEYDVDDNGTVTNADFIVATTHNNGAMNKGVRTAAERFVDGPEIPEDILNKMESVIRCYDPCLSCSTHAIGDMPLEVTLEQDGQVLDEVSR, encoded by the coding sequence ATGAGCAAGAAGCAAGTCATCGACCCGGTCACGCGGGTCGAAGGTCACGGCAAGATCACGATCGAGTTGGACGACGACGGGCAGGTCGAAGACACGCAGTTCCACGTCACGGAGTTCCGTGGCTTCGAGGAGTTCGTCGAGGGCCGGCCCGTCTGGGAGATGCCCGAAATCACCGCCCGTATCTGTGGGATCTGTCCGGTCAGCCACCAGCTGGCCGCGGCGAAGGCGCTCGACGAGATCGCCGACGTCGAGATCCCCGAGGGCGCGTACAAACTGCGGGAACTGCTCCACATGGGACAGGTCCTGCAGAGCCACGCGCTCAGTTTCTTCTATCTCTCCAGCCCCGATCTGGTGCTGGGCTACGACGCCGACCCGGAGAAACGCAACATCGAGGGCGTCCTGGACGAGAACCCCCAGCTCGCCGAACGTGGGATCGACCTTCGGAGCTTCGGCCAGGACGTCATCGCGGCGCTGGGTGACAAGAAGGTCCACCCGGACTTCGCGATCGGCGGCGGCGTCACCAACACCCTGGACCGCGAGGACGGCCAGCAGTTGCTCGAACAGTCAGAGGACCTGGATACGTACGTCCGCGAGACGATCGATCTCCTCCGGGAGATCTTCGCGGAGATGGACGACGACACGCTGGATTACGCCACCTACGAGACCGGCTACATGGGCCTGGTCGATTCGGACGGCGGACTCGAACACTACGACGGCGACATCCGGCTCGTCGACGAACAGGGCGACCTGCTGGAGGAGATCGACGACGGCGAGTACGCCGACATCATCGGCGAACGCTCTAAGGAGTGGAGCTACCTCAAGTTCCCCTACTACAGGGAACGGGGCTTCGAGAACGGCCAGTATCGGGTCGGCCCGCTGGGGCGACTCAACGCGGTCGAGCAACTCGACACGCCACAGGCAAACGAGGAGTTCGAACGGTATATGGACGCCGCCGACGGGCCCGTCCACGAGCGCTCGACGTACTACCACTGGGCGCGACTCATCGAGATCCTCTACTGCATCGAGCGCATCCGTGAGTTGCTCGAAGACGACGACATCTACGAGGGGATCCCGAATGTCCCGACCAAACCCGAGAAGACGAACGGCGTCGGCGTCATCGAGGCCCCGCGGGGCACGCTCATCCACGAGTACGACGTCGACGACAACGGGACGGTCACGAACGCCGACTTCATCGTCGCCACCACCCACAACAACGGGGCGATGAACAAGGGCGTCCGGACCGCGGCCGAGCGGTTCGTCGACGGCCCCGAGATCCCGGAGGACATCCTCAACAAGATGGAAAGCGTCATCCGGTGTTACGACCCCTGTTTGTCCTGTTCGACCCACGCGATCGGCGACATGCCCCTGGAGGTCACGCTCGAACAGGACGGCCAGGTGCTCGACGAGGTCTCCCGATAG
- a CDS encoding aldo/keto reductase: MEYTTLGSTGMSVSKIALGCMSFGTGEPWMLDGDDARELIERAIDLGVNFFDTANVYSNGESEAILGDVLGEYDRDEQVVATKVRFSYGESHPNADGLSRKTIEQELQHSLDRLGMETIDLYQTHRVDPETPIETTLRTMDDLISRGKIRHIGTSSMWAHQLAERLRTAERLDLPRFETMQNHYHPAYREDERDLLPITERENMGVIPWGPLGQGFLARPFDRLEATERGDPENYHNPTPEYVEGGGKEINERVQELAEEKGVTMAQIALAWQFENEYVTAPIVGTTSIQHLEEAVEALEIDLTDSEMNYLDAPYEPQPVMAID, translated from the coding sequence ATGGAGTATACCACTCTCGGGAGCACGGGGATGTCCGTGAGCAAGATCGCACTGGGCTGTATGAGCTTCGGGACCGGCGAACCCTGGATGCTCGATGGCGACGACGCGCGCGAGCTGATCGAGCGAGCCATCGATCTGGGCGTGAACTTCTTCGACACTGCCAACGTCTACTCGAACGGTGAGAGCGAGGCAATTCTCGGCGACGTGCTGGGCGAGTACGATCGCGACGAGCAGGTCGTCGCCACCAAGGTCCGCTTTTCCTACGGCGAATCCCATCCGAATGCCGACGGCCTTTCCCGGAAGACGATCGAACAGGAACTCCAACACAGCCTCGATCGGCTCGGTATGGAGACGATCGACCTCTATCAGACCCACCGCGTCGACCCGGAGACGCCCATCGAGACGACCCTGCGAACGATGGACGATCTGATCTCACGGGGGAAGATTCGCCATATCGGAACCTCCTCGATGTGGGCCCACCAGCTGGCCGAGCGACTGCGGACGGCCGAACGGCTCGACCTGCCCCGCTTCGAGACGATGCAAAACCACTACCACCCCGCCTATCGGGAGGACGAGCGTGACCTTCTGCCGATCACCGAACGAGAAAACATGGGCGTAATTCCGTGGGGGCCGCTCGGACAGGGCTTTCTCGCACGGCCGTTCGATCGACTCGAGGCGACCGAGCGTGGCGATCCCGAGAATTACCACAACCCCACCCCCGAGTACGTCGAGGGCGGCGGCAAGGAGATCAACGAGCGCGTTCAGGAACTGGCCGAAGAGAAAGGCGTCACGATGGCACAGATCGCGCTGGCCTGGCAGTTCGAAAACGAATACGTCACCGCTCCGATCGTCGGCACGACGAGTATCCAACACCTCGAAGAGGCCGTCGAAGCCCTGGAGATCGATCTGACCGACTCGGAGATGAACTATCTGGACGCCCCCTACGAGCCACAACCGGTGATGGCGATCGACTGA
- a CDS encoding hydrogenase maturation protease, with amino-acid sequence MDTLVLGIGNEIKRDDIVGLEVVAALETRLDSPDVAFETMNSGRLMLIDELSGHDQVCIVDSIVTEDGEPGDWYVFDPQAVEPDKESGGLATHNVGLGTLTTLGEAMGESMPGITIYAIEVADPFEYGEGMTDPVREALPDLIDDIGEEIERQLLAA; translated from the coding sequence ATGGACACCCTCGTACTGGGAATCGGCAACGAGATCAAACGCGACGACATCGTCGGGCTGGAGGTCGTTGCGGCCCTCGAGACGCGGCTCGACAGCCCGGATGTGGCCTTCGAGACGATGAACTCGGGGCGGCTCATGCTCATCGACGAGCTGAGCGGCCACGACCAGGTCTGTATCGTCGACTCGATCGTGACCGAGGACGGCGAGCCCGGCGACTGGTACGTCTTCGATCCCCAGGCCGTCGAACCCGACAAAGAGAGCGGCGGGCTGGCGACCCACAACGTCGGCCTGGGGACGCTGACGACGCTCGGAGAAGCCATGGGCGAGTCGATGCCCGGGATCACGATCTACGCAATCGAGGTCGCCGACCCATTCGAGTACGGCGAGGGGATGACCGATCCCGTCCGCGAGGCCCTGCCCGACCTGATCGACGATATCGGCGAGGAGATCGAACGGCAGTTGCTGGCGGCGTGA
- the glpB gene encoding glycerol-3-phosphate dehydrogenase subunit GlpB: MAIEDDVLVIGGGIAGLTSAIAAAETGARTRLVTYKQSTLGNASGLVDVLGYAPGDDAPRADPYDALAELPAEHPYSKVGADAVREGLALFDDAVGDDYLGNHSEANALVATHAGSVKPTARYPRSAAPGLVSDDRDMLLVGIDSVTGFDAPMAADHLSAAGVPFDVRGETVRFPKSFPQDADVTRYARALDRDESVDDGTVREVLADRVEAVLEDERRVGFPAVLGDSRHEVVRTELQDRLGVDVFEVPTGPPSLPGLRLEDALYDAAEDAGVRITSGNPIVDYDADGGRVEQVLMDRMGSEVAYEAQQYVLATGGPVGGGIESDRGGVEESIFGLPVEHPDDRYEWFEDDVWGDHAYTEFGVSVDEDLRPVAGEDAQFENLRAAGNVIGGYDFATEKSGSGVSLATGYVAGSEAGELI; this comes from the coding sequence ATGGCGATTGAAGACGACGTGCTGGTGATCGGTGGCGGTATCGCCGGTCTCACGAGCGCCATCGCGGCCGCGGAGACGGGCGCACGCACGCGGCTGGTCACCTACAAGCAGAGCACGCTCGGGAACGCGAGCGGTCTCGTCGACGTGCTCGGCTACGCACCGGGCGACGACGCGCCGCGTGCCGATCCGTACGACGCGCTCGCGGAACTCCCCGCCGAGCATCCCTACAGCAAGGTCGGGGCCGACGCCGTCCGCGAGGGGCTGGCGCTGTTCGACGATGCCGTCGGGGACGACTACCTCGGGAACCACTCGGAGGCGAACGCGCTGGTAGCGACCCACGCCGGCTCGGTCAAACCGACGGCACGATACCCGCGCTCGGCCGCCCCGGGACTCGTCAGCGACGACCGGGACATGCTGCTTGTCGGCATCGACAGCGTCACCGGCTTCGACGCGCCGATGGCCGCCGACCACCTGTCGGCCGCCGGCGTCCCCTTCGACGTGCGCGGCGAGACTGTCCGCTTCCCCAAATCGTTCCCGCAGGACGCGGACGTGACCCGCTACGCCCGGGCACTCGATCGCGACGAGTCGGTCGACGACGGGACCGTTCGGGAAGTGCTTGCCGACCGCGTCGAGGCCGTCCTCGAAGACGAGCGCCGCGTCGGCTTCCCGGCGGTGCTGGGCGACTCTCGTCACGAGGTCGTCCGGACGGAGTTACAGGACCGGCTCGGCGTCGACGTCTTCGAAGTGCCCACCGGGCCGCCGAGTCTCCCGGGATTGCGGCTGGAAGACGCCCTCTACGACGCGGCCGAGGACGCCGGCGTCCGGATCACGTCGGGCAACCCGATCGTCGACTACGATGCCGACGGCGGCCGGGTCGAACAGGTGCTCATGGACCGGATGGGCTCGGAGGTTGCCTACGAGGCCCAGCAGTACGTGCTGGCGACTGGCGGCCCCGTCGGCGGTGGGATCGAGTCCGACCGGGGCGGCGTCGAGGAGTCGATCTTCGGCCTGCCGGTCGAGCACCCCGACGACCGCTACGAGTGGTTCGAGGACGACGTCTGGGGCGATCACGCCTACACCGAGTTCGGCGTCTCCGTCGACGAGGACCTGCGCCCGGTCGCGGGCGAGGACGCACAGTTCGAGAACCTTCGTGCCGCCGGCAACGTGATCGGCGGCTACGACTTCGCCACCGAGAAATCCGGCAGTGGCGTCTCGCTGGCCACAGGGTACGTGGCCGGCAGTGAGGCAGGTGAGTTGATATGA